One window of the Haloarcula halobia genome contains the following:
- a CDS encoding DUF5795 family protein, translating to MADNRVVQGRMQTPQSLAELIEGESVMDAEPIEDADRACPECGENVLSVGYMPSALEFVTGYKCQECDWAETDRE from the coding sequence ATGGCAGACAACCGCGTCGTCCAGGGGCGGATGCAGACCCCCCAGAGCCTCGCCGAACTCATCGAGGGCGAGAGCGTGATGGACGCTGAACCGATCGAAGACGCCGACCGGGCGTGTCCCGAGTGCGGCGAGAACGTCCTCTCCGTGGGCTACATGCCCTCTGCGCTCGAGTTCGTCACTGGCTACAAGTGCCAGGAGTGCGACTGGGCCGAGACCGACCGCGAGTGA
- a CDS encoding thiol-disulfide oxidoreductase DCC family protein produces MFVNYFADEERSSPVNLAVGRTILTVWLVWKTAMYDWNEFFEVPFFLTPEFTWAVPPVAPGLFMTVEKWVLIGLLVLFAVGYRIRLTGGLSALLLAHFGTVREIQNNSGESQALFLGVYFLVFYSLFSGTHALSVDGLRRTRDWSVDSLRSFIVSGRDSYQLPALKWSLLVIAMIYFGSGVNKLFPNGPFGGFHAGYLGSVTLSRIIVVRDAFYQWHVPIGPALVEYPALITAGSIGTLVVEMGLLVAVLLGVTVTPFIIGLLGFQTGVLVLLGIFFVDTYPLLLTFFAWDRVYERVVSDRDLDVVFDGQCYFCMRSLYLFKMLDVNGTVRFIPQAEAPDAYRQRGDVDFQSAMYAFDGTTAYAGYDAFRELLRQFRVFFPLVYLMGLAPVARVGTRVYRYVAANRGTQFSCQVESDD; encoded by the coding sequence ATGTTCGTTAACTACTTCGCCGACGAGGAGCGCTCGTCACCGGTCAACCTCGCCGTCGGGCGGACGATACTGACTGTCTGGCTCGTCTGGAAGACTGCGATGTACGACTGGAACGAGTTCTTCGAGGTGCCCTTCTTCCTGACCCCGGAGTTCACGTGGGCGGTCCCGCCGGTCGCGCCGGGCCTGTTCATGACCGTCGAGAAGTGGGTGCTCATCGGTTTGCTCGTCCTCTTTGCCGTGGGCTATCGCATCCGCCTCACCGGGGGGCTCAGTGCGCTGCTTCTGGCGCATTTCGGGACCGTCAGGGAGATTCAGAACAACTCGGGCGAGAGCCAGGCGCTGTTCCTCGGGGTCTACTTTCTGGTGTTCTACAGCCTCTTCTCCGGGACCCACGCGCTGTCCGTCGACGGCCTGCGCCGGACGAGAGACTGGTCGGTGGACTCGCTGCGGTCATTCATCGTCTCCGGGCGGGACTCGTACCAGTTGCCCGCGCTGAAGTGGTCGCTGCTCGTCATCGCGATGATATACTTCGGGTCCGGGGTCAACAAGCTCTTCCCGAACGGCCCGTTCGGCGGGTTCCACGCCGGCTACTTGGGGTCGGTGACCCTCTCGCGCATCATCGTCGTCCGCGACGCCTTCTACCAGTGGCACGTCCCCATCGGCCCGGCATTGGTGGAGTACCCGGCCCTGATAACCGCCGGGTCCATCGGGACGCTCGTCGTCGAGATGGGACTGCTCGTCGCGGTGCTGCTCGGCGTCACGGTCACGCCCTTCATCATCGGCCTGCTGGGGTTCCAGACGGGCGTGCTGGTCCTGCTGGGCATCTTCTTCGTCGACACCTACCCGCTCCTGCTGACGTTCTTTGCGTGGGACCGGGTCTACGAGCGCGTCGTGAGCGACCGGGACCTCGACGTGGTCTTCGACGGGCAGTGTTACTTCTGTATGCGGAGTCTGTACCTGTTCAAGATGCTCGACGTCAACGGCACGGTCCGGTTCATCCCGCAGGCGGAGGCGCCGGACGCCTACCGTCAGCGCGGCGACGTCGACTTCCAGAGCGCCATGTACGCCTTCGACGGGACGACAGCATACGCGGGCTACGACGCCTTCCGTGAACTCCTCCGGCAGTTCCGGGTGTTCTTCCCGCTGGTCTACCTGATGGGTCTCGCACCGGTGGCCCGCGTCGGCACCCGGGTCTACCGCTACGTCGCCGCCAACCGCGGGACGCAGTTCTCCTGTCAGGTCGAGAGCGACGACTGA
- a CDS encoding helix-turn-helix domain-containing protein: MSVIAKFTIDSSEFILGRVLSMDAGTHVEMERVVPASRQVMPYVWVSGVDLDDFEKHVRADDSIKSLSGLDYVDGRGLYRVQWNEDVESLVYGMAQVNATILEASGNDRWRFRLRFDDHSGLADFHNYCTEHDISLTLERVYTLTDEQKGGYSFDLTDSQRKALTVAVENGYFEVPRGTTLGEIGAELGITEQTASENVRRGANKVLRKVLLERSANDLSER, from the coding sequence ATGTCCGTAATCGCGAAGTTCACCATCGACTCCAGCGAATTCATCCTCGGCCGGGTGCTCTCGATGGACGCGGGGACACACGTCGAGATGGAGCGGGTCGTGCCGGCGTCGAGACAGGTAATGCCGTACGTCTGGGTCTCCGGAGTCGATCTGGACGACTTCGAGAAACACGTCCGGGCCGACGACAGCATCAAGTCGCTGTCGGGGCTGGATTACGTCGACGGGAGGGGGCTCTACCGGGTGCAGTGGAACGAGGACGTCGAGAGCCTGGTCTACGGGATGGCCCAGGTCAACGCCACGATTCTGGAGGCGAGCGGGAACGACAGGTGGCGTTTCCGACTGCGCTTCGACGACCACTCGGGGCTGGCGGACTTCCACAACTACTGTACCGAACACGACATCTCCCTCACCCTAGAGCGGGTCTATACGCTGACGGACGAACAGAAGGGCGGGTACTCGTTCGACCTGACGGATTCACAGCGAAAGGCCCTGACGGTCGCAGTAGAGAACGGTTACTTCGAGGTGCCACGCGGGACCACGCTCGGTGAGATCGGCGCGGAACTGGGCATCACCGAACAGACGGCCTCCGAGAACGTCCGGCGCGGCGCGAACAAGGTGCTGCGCAAGGTACTCCTCGAGCGGTCAGCGAACGACCTGAGCGAGCGGTGA
- a CDS encoding cyclic nucleotide-binding/CBS domain-containing protein, with product MIEQFVGDVMTQSVRTIPPETTARDVVKLFADHGIGSAVVVDPETGEYSGIVTETDIMQQVAAGADIDSVNVAGFLSTPLVTTASTDDIHVAATLMKEHSIRRLPVTDDGELVGILTTSDLTQYLPRLRNTILRGRTDLVTQ from the coding sequence ATGATTGAACAGTTTGTCGGTGACGTGATGACACAGTCAGTTCGGACGATTCCGCCAGAAACGACGGCCCGTGACGTCGTGAAGCTGTTCGCAGATCACGGTATCGGATCGGCAGTCGTAGTCGACCCCGAGACGGGCGAGTACAGCGGCATCGTAACTGAAACCGATATCATGCAGCAGGTGGCAGCCGGGGCCGATATTGACTCCGTTAACGTGGCTGGGTTTCTGAGTACGCCACTCGTCACGACCGCAAGCACGGACGACATCCACGTCGCTGCCACACTGATGAAAGAGCACTCGATTCGGCGGCTTCCGGTCACCGACGACGGCGAACTCGTCGGCATCCTCACGACATCTGATCTCACCCAGTATCTGCCTCGGCTCAGGAACACAATCCTTCGTGGACGAACCGACCTGGTTACACAGTGA
- a CDS encoding DNA methyltransferase, translating to MTESSVADRVEYSLTDMTEWDGVDADLAITDPPFGLQFDGKASNYNRDTSRVVDGYVEWETEEYGEKIDTLLDVLARNTHEAGQAIVFSGKDNSHVVHQAVLGHDEWTLEGKLYWAYNFAPYCKLRPAHNVYELFWMVKGDDWYYSNECSYDHCQEGEANLSVLDVKRNYLREMPKYPTRLPPKVVDILLDHFSQPGDTVFDPLAGAGVVGIAAAQQDREAVLGDLNENAKDVFAETMTALTD from the coding sequence ATGACCGAGTCTTCCGTCGCCGACCGTGTCGAGTATTCGCTCACCGATATGACCGAGTGGGATGGCGTCGACGCGGACCTCGCGATAACCGACCCGCCCTTCGGCCTGCAGTTCGACGGGAAGGCGAGCAACTACAACCGCGACACGTCGCGCGTCGTCGACGGGTACGTGGAGTGGGAGACCGAGGAGTACGGCGAGAAAATCGACACCTTGCTGGACGTCCTCGCACGCAACACCCACGAAGCGGGCCAAGCCATCGTCTTCTCCGGGAAGGACAACAGCCACGTCGTCCACCAGGCCGTCCTCGGCCACGACGAGTGGACGCTGGAGGGGAAGCTGTACTGGGCGTACAACTTCGCGCCCTACTGCAAGCTCCGGCCGGCGCACAACGTCTACGAGCTGTTCTGGATGGTCAAGGGCGACGACTGGTACTACTCGAACGAGTGTTCCTACGACCACTGCCAGGAGGGCGAGGCCAACCTCTCGGTGCTCGACGTCAAGCGCAACTACCTCCGCGAGATGCCCAAGTATCCGACGCGCCTGCCGCCGAAGGTGGTCGATATCCTCCTCGACCACTTCTCACAGCCTGGCGATACGGTGTTCGACCCGCTGGCCGGGGCCGGCGTCGTCGGCATCGCGGCCGCCCAGCAGGACCGCGAGGCGGTGCTGGGCGACCTGAACGAGAACGCGAAGGACGTCTTCGCCGAGACGATGACAGCGCTCACCGACTAG
- a CDS encoding pyridoxamine 5'-phosphate oxidase family protein, translated as MRELETDEIDEMLIRNGVGVLAMVDGDIPYAIPISFGYDVSQPIFPMQWGGGYEGRKTAVIDDNPNVCLTVYEQDTDDDSIWRSVVITGEIYEIDTEDEEKAYASLAANAEFPPDFGIWGVPFEEVEFRLFGLHPEDRTGREFSTEYGGWNT; from the coding sequence ATGAGAGAATTAGAGACAGACGAGATCGACGAGATGCTCATTCGGAACGGGGTTGGCGTACTCGCGATGGTCGACGGAGACATCCCATACGCCATTCCGATATCATTTGGATATGACGTATCGCAACCGATCTTCCCGATGCAGTGGGGTGGCGGGTACGAAGGCAGGAAAACTGCGGTCATTGATGACAATCCGAATGTTTGCCTCACCGTCTACGAGCAGGATACCGATGATGACTCCATCTGGCGGAGTGTCGTTATCACGGGCGAGATATACGAGATCGACACCGAAGACGAAGAGAAAGCCTACGCAAGTTTGGCTGCAAACGCGGAGTTCCCACCGGATTTCGGCATCTGGGGAGTTCCGTTCGAAGAGGTCGAGTTTCGCCTCTTCGGGTTACACCCGGAAGATCGTACAGGCCGTGAATTCTCCACCGAGTACGGTGGTTGGAATACCTGA
- a CDS encoding DUF7344 domain-containing protein: protein MIQAAEADWDRIFRALASEERRTVLQTLFEGNGELAVEELATELGANDVTDGDTHETVTASLHHTGLPTLADAGLVDWDPTERIVSLNALAYRLPIGTVTPQLVSPQTAAPKQRADD, encoded by the coding sequence ATGATCCAGGCAGCGGAGGCAGACTGGGACCGCATCTTCCGCGCGCTCGCGAGCGAGGAGCGCCGGACGGTCCTGCAGACTCTGTTCGAGGGGAACGGGGAACTGGCGGTGGAAGAACTGGCAACGGAGCTGGGGGCAAACGACGTGACAGACGGCGACACTCACGAAACCGTCACGGCCTCCCTCCACCACACGGGGCTCCCGACGCTCGCGGACGCCGGCCTCGTCGACTGGGACCCTACGGAGCGGATCGTGTCGCTGAACGCGCTCGCCTACAGACTGCCCATCGGAACGGTCACCCCCCAGCTGGTCTCGCCCCAGACCGCGGCCCCCAAGCAACGCGCAGACGATTGA
- a CDS encoding HalOD1 output domain-containing protein encodes MRERNDSPEIPDTSVRESFSPEEAAKPSDSVVRSVAALTDTDPVDLPVLYDATDTGALDRLTHRETDADLRICFTYAGMAVALSETGELEVATLDD; translated from the coding sequence ATGCGAGAGCGCAACGATTCACCGGAGATACCGGACACGTCGGTCCGGGAGTCGTTTTCCCCGGAGGAAGCTGCGAAACCGAGCGACAGCGTGGTCCGGTCCGTCGCCGCCCTGACCGACACCGACCCGGTCGACCTCCCGGTGCTGTACGACGCCACCGACACGGGGGCTCTCGATCGACTCACGCATCGGGAGACCGACGCCGACCTCCGCATCTGTTTCACGTACGCTGGCATGGCGGTCGCTCTCAGCGAAACGGGCGAACTCGAGGTCGCTACCCTCGACGACTGA
- the aroC gene encoding chorismate synthase codes for MNGNEFGRLFRMTTYGESHGEAMGCTVSGVPAGVELSEEDIQTDLDRRKPGQSMITTSRGEPDKVNINSGLQDGYTTGTPIGMVIQNKDARSGKYEPFITAPRPSHGDYTYSAKFGTRNWGGGGRSSARETVNWVAAGGVAKAVLAQSDFDVTIKAHVCQIGDVEAGPVTFEDMLEQSEANEVRCADPDAAAEMRDVADRYQKEGDSIGGAIYFECRGVPPGLGAPRFDSVPSRLAQAMYSIPAVNDFEYGIGRAARTTAGSEYNEDWEFDDDGHPTPVGNDHGGIQGGITTGQPIYGEVSWHPPVSIPKTQETVDWETGERKEITVTGRHDPVLPPRAVPVVEAMLYCTVLDFMLLGGRINPDRLDGRPGEYDTAYHPSSPQNDPDDAGTHAKTVDED; via the coding sequence ATGAACGGCAACGAGTTCGGTCGTCTCTTCCGGATGACGACCTACGGCGAGTCACACGGCGAGGCGATGGGCTGTACCGTCTCCGGCGTCCCGGCGGGCGTCGAACTCTCCGAGGAAGACATCCAGACGGACCTGGACCGGCGCAAGCCCGGGCAGTCGATGATAACCACCTCGCGCGGCGAACCTGACAAGGTGAATATCAACTCGGGGCTCCAGGACGGGTACACCACCGGGACGCCCATCGGGATGGTCATCCAGAACAAGGACGCCCGCTCGGGGAAGTACGAACCGTTCATCACGGCTCCCCGTCCCTCCCACGGCGACTACACCTACTCGGCGAAGTTCGGCACCCGCAACTGGGGCGGCGGCGGCCGGTCGTCGGCGCGCGAGACGGTCAACTGGGTCGCCGCCGGCGGCGTGGCGAAGGCGGTGCTCGCCCAGTCGGACTTCGACGTCACCATCAAGGCACACGTCTGTCAGATCGGCGACGTCGAGGCCGGGCCGGTCACCTTCGAGGACATGCTCGAACAAAGCGAGGCAAACGAGGTCCGGTGTGCCGACCCGGACGCCGCCGCGGAGATGCGCGACGTCGCCGACCGGTACCAGAAGGAGGGCGACTCCATCGGCGGCGCCATCTACTTCGAGTGCCGCGGCGTCCCGCCGGGACTGGGCGCGCCCCGCTTCGACAGTGTCCCCTCGCGGCTGGCCCAGGCGATGTACTCCATCCCGGCGGTCAACGACTTCGAGTACGGCATCGGGCGTGCGGCCCGGACGACCGCCGGCAGCGAGTACAACGAGGACTGGGAGTTCGACGACGACGGCCACCCGACGCCCGTCGGCAACGACCACGGCGGCATCCAGGGCGGTATCACGACCGGCCAGCCCATCTACGGCGAGGTGTCCTGGCACCCGCCCGTCTCCATCCCGAAGACCCAGGAGACCGTCGACTGGGAGACCGGCGAGCGAAAAGAGATCACCGTCACCGGGCGCCACGACCCCGTCCTGCCGCCGCGCGCCGTGCCCGTCGTCGAGGCGATGCTGTACTGCACCGTGCTGGACTTCATGCTCCTGGGCGGACGCATCAACCCGGACCGACTGGACGGCCGCCCCGGCGAGTACGACACGGCCTATCACCCCTCCAGCCCACAGAACGACCCCGACGACGCCGGGACCCACGCAAAGACCGTCGACGAGGACTGA
- a CDS encoding DNA methyltransferase produces the protein MGSLDDIRPEWRTLKRKWEHSFHPMCSYMGMFPASLPHYFIQKLTDEGDVVLDPFSGRGTTALQACVDDRVGVGNDLNPMAYVLTRAKVDPPTAAAVHDRLKELRLAYEAPATDHVPEKVRMLYHDHTLGQLVYLKEEFGLGTDGIPEDLRSLSQVDTFVTALLLGIMHGQSGQYLSVSMPNTFSMSEGYVSDYIEEEGLEPPRRDVFDKLQQRLRTIYSDGAPARSGHAIFGDARDLPETLPDLEDVDDVDLIFTSPPYLKVLKYGLYNWIRLWFLDEEPDVVDERLDDELDLEAYLEFMTETFAVADEVLDSDSGVAAFVIGDVDQGDETINLAREVAEEVVAPMDGFEVGRIVEDRVPDNEKVSRIWGETKGEATEIDRILIAHRGDVHVEDDPDGLKTKVLPGRQQTLSSFD, from the coding sequence ATGGGAAGCCTCGACGACATCCGTCCCGAGTGGCGGACGCTCAAGCGCAAGTGGGAGCACAGCTTCCACCCGATGTGCTCGTACATGGGGATGTTCCCCGCGTCGCTCCCCCACTACTTCATCCAGAAGCTGACCGACGAGGGCGACGTCGTGCTGGACCCGTTCTCGGGTCGTGGCACGACGGCACTCCAGGCCTGCGTCGACGACCGGGTCGGCGTCGGGAACGATCTCAACCCGATGGCGTACGTGCTGACGCGGGCGAAGGTCGACCCGCCCACAGCCGCAGCGGTACACGACCGCCTCAAGGAGCTGCGCCTTGCCTACGAGGCGCCGGCCACCGACCACGTCCCCGAGAAGGTCCGGATGCTCTATCACGACCACACGCTGGGCCAGCTCGTCTACCTCAAAGAGGAGTTCGGCCTCGGGACCGATGGCATCCCCGAGGACCTGCGCTCGCTCTCGCAGGTCGATACGTTCGTCACGGCGCTCCTGCTGGGCATCATGCACGGCCAGAGCGGACAGTACCTCTCGGTCTCGATGCCCAACACCTTCTCTATGTCTGAGGGCTACGTCAGCGACTACATCGAGGAGGAGGGCCTCGAGCCGCCCCGGCGGGACGTCTTCGACAAACTCCAGCAACGCCTCCGCACGATTTACAGCGACGGCGCCCCGGCCAGGAGCGGTCACGCGATATTCGGGGACGCGCGGGACCTGCCCGAGACGCTCCCGGATCTTGAGGACGTCGACGACGTGGACCTCATCTTCACGTCGCCGCCCTATCTGAAGGTCCTCAAGTACGGCCTCTACAACTGGATTCGGCTGTGGTTCTTAGACGAGGAACCCGACGTGGTCGACGAGCGACTCGACGACGAGCTCGACCTCGAGGCGTATCTCGAGTTCATGACCGAGACGTTCGCCGTCGCCGACGAGGTACTCGACAGCGACAGCGGCGTCGCCGCGTTCGTCATCGGCGACGTCGACCAGGGCGACGAGACCATCAACCTCGCCAGGGAGGTCGCGGAGGAAGTCGTCGCCCCGATGGACGGGTTCGAGGTCGGCCGCATCGTCGAGGACAGGGTGCCGGACAACGAGAAGGTCTCGCGCATCTGGGGCGAGACGAAGGGCGAGGCCACCGAGATAGACCGCATCCTCATCGCCCACCGCGGCGACGTCCACGTCGAGGACGACCCGGACGGCCTGAAGACGAAGGTACTCCCGGGGCGCCAGCAGACGTTGAGCTCGTTCGACTGA
- the aroA gene encoding 3-phosphoshikimate 1-carboxyvinyltransferase, with the protein MDVTIANSTVTGVAQAPPSKSYTHRAILAAGYAESAQVHDPLVSADTRATMRAVEAYGGSVERSADESTLDVEGFHGRPATPDDVIDCANSGTTTRLVTATAALQEGLTVLTGDDSLRSRPQGALLDAVEQLGGRAESTRGNGQAPLVVGGGIGGGSVAIPGDVSSQYITALLMAGAVTDEGIDVDLTTELKSSPYVDITLEVLEAFGVEAVQTDAGYSVAGGQTYDPAGGEYHVPGDFSSISYLLAMGALAADGGLRVTSAFPSAQGDIAIVDVLERMGADLEWDREAGELTVRKSALEGVEVGVEDTPDLLPTIATLGAAADGVTHITDAEHVRYKETDRVSAMAEALTAMGAVVEEHEDSLVVYGEDSDLTGATVDGRADHRIIMSLAVAGLVADGETTVTGAEHVDVSFPDFFDVLADLGASVTRA; encoded by the coding sequence ATGGACGTCACAATCGCGAACTCGACGGTCACCGGGGTGGCACAGGCCCCGCCGTCGAAGAGTTACACGCATCGTGCGATTCTCGCTGCCGGGTACGCCGAATCGGCCCAGGTCCACGACCCGCTGGTGAGCGCCGACACACGAGCCACGATGCGGGCCGTCGAGGCCTACGGCGGCAGCGTCGAACGCTCGGCCGACGAGTCGACGCTGGACGTCGAGGGATTCCACGGGCGCCCCGCGACGCCCGACGACGTCATCGACTGTGCCAACAGCGGGACGACGACCCGACTCGTCACGGCTACCGCCGCCCTCCAGGAGGGCCTGACGGTGCTCACCGGGGACGACTCGCTCCGTTCGCGGCCCCAGGGGGCGCTGCTCGACGCGGTCGAGCAACTCGGCGGGCGGGCCGAGAGCACACGCGGGAACGGGCAGGCACCGCTCGTCGTCGGCGGGGGCATCGGCGGCGGGTCCGTCGCGATTCCCGGCGACGTCTCCTCGCAGTACATCACGGCCCTGCTGATGGCCGGCGCGGTCACCGACGAGGGCATCGACGTCGACCTGACGACCGAGCTCAAGTCCTCGCCCTACGTCGACATCACCCTCGAGGTGCTCGAGGCGTTCGGCGTCGAGGCCGTACAGACCGACGCTGGGTACTCGGTCGCGGGGGGCCAGACCTACGACCCGGCGGGCGGCGAGTACCACGTCCCCGGGGATTTCTCCTCTATCAGTTACCTGCTGGCGATGGGTGCGCTGGCCGCTGACGGCGGCCTCCGGGTCACGTCGGCGTTCCCGAGCGCGCAGGGCGACATCGCCATCGTCGACGTGCTAGAGCGGATGGGCGCCGACCTCGAGTGGGACCGCGAGGCGGGCGAACTCACCGTCAGGAAATCGGCGCTGGAGGGGGTCGAGGTCGGCGTCGAGGACACACCGGACCTGCTCCCGACCATCGCGACGCTCGGGGCCGCCGCAGATGGCGTCACCCACATCACCGACGCTGAACACGTCCGGTACAAGGAGACTGATCGCGTCAGCGCGATGGCCGAGGCGCTCACCGCGATGGGCGCCGTCGTCGAGGAACACGAGGACTCGCTGGTCGTCTACGGCGAGGACAGCGACCTGACCGGCGCGACGGTGGACGGCCGCGCGGACCACCGCATCATCATGTCGCTGGCCGTCGCCGGACTGGTGGCCGACGGCGAGACGACGGTCACCGGCGCCGAACACGTGGACGTCTCGTTCCCGGACTTTTTCGACGTGCTCGCGGACCTCGGAGCGTCCGTCACGCGTGCGTAA
- a CDS encoding universal stress protein: MYSNILVPTDGSDFVDTVLEHTIDIADGRDVTVHALYVVDDRAFLSMNDEMQEEVLENLKAEGEEATSVVKETLKKEGIDVSMAVLRGKPADVIVSYVTDADIDLVTMGTQADEYEKNMLGSTAQKVVQRSPVPVLTVGVSKSE, translated from the coding sequence ATGTATAGCAATATTCTCGTCCCGACGGACGGCAGCGATTTCGTTGATACGGTGTTGGAACATACAATCGACATCGCCGACGGTCGAGACGTCACCGTCCACGCCTTGTACGTCGTCGACGATCGCGCATTCCTGTCGATGAACGATGAAATGCAGGAGGAGGTTCTGGAGAATTTGAAGGCCGAGGGAGAAGAAGCCACGTCGGTCGTCAAAGAGACGCTAAAGAAGGAGGGAATCGACGTCTCAATGGCAGTGTTGCGAGGGAAACCAGCAGACGTCATCGTGTCATACGTTACTGACGCCGATATCGACCTGGTCACGATGGGGACACAAGCGGATGAGTACGAAAAGAACATGCTCGGTAGTACGGCACAAAAAGTCGTTCAGAGGTCGCCCGTGCCGGTATTAACTGTTGGCGTTTCCAAGTCGGAATAG
- a CDS encoding DUF4870 domain-containing protein has product MVSERDDEPGLSDPSSDDTDDETVSTDATATSDAAAETSETHVVTDDEQTWAVILHASAFTGLVVPFGNVLGPLLVWLIKKDESAFIDESGKAALNFQLTWTMLMLVALLTLLVGIGFLLVPVVAVAWIVIVVLATVRASDREVYDYPLTVDLID; this is encoded by the coding sequence ATGGTCTCCGAACGAGACGACGAACCGGGCTTGTCTGACCCCTCCAGTGACGACACCGACGACGAGACGGTATCGACGGACGCCACGGCAACGTCGGACGCGGCGGCCGAGACGAGCGAGACGCACGTCGTGACCGACGACGAGCAGACGTGGGCGGTCATCCTCCACGCGTCCGCGTTCACCGGTCTGGTGGTTCCCTTCGGGAACGTCCTCGGACCGCTGCTGGTGTGGCTGATCAAGAAAGACGAGAGTGCGTTCATCGACGAGAGCGGGAAGGCGGCGCTGAACTTCCAGCTCACCTGGACGATGCTGATGCTCGTCGCGCTGCTGACGTTGCTGGTGGGCATCGGGTTCCTGCTCGTTCCCGTCGTGGCCGTCGCCTGGATCGTCATCGTCGTGCTGGCGACGGTGCGGGCCAGCGACCGGGAGGTCTACGACTATCCGCTGACCGTCGACCTCATCGACTGA
- a CDS encoding uracil-DNA glycosylase, whose product MDTDQDSMSNPFGMDAECRNCEALCSTRENVVHGYGDVGAEFLFLGPSPSDGADATGIPFTGTTERELLDILAAVDMCEDPDADEPALPNAFLTYVSRCRHPDREATEEEVRNCEPYLNSEIRMINPEILVPVGQRALEALAFEYTTENAADLDVTEMHATTIRGRGFEIIPMVHPADQSDEQRTAFLEHFGETLGRDYRQTKGRRSR is encoded by the coding sequence ATGGACACAGACCAGGACTCGATGTCGAACCCGTTCGGAATGGACGCCGAGTGCCGGAACTGCGAGGCGCTCTGTTCGACTCGCGAGAACGTCGTCCACGGCTACGGCGACGTCGGTGCGGAGTTCCTCTTCCTGGGCCCCTCGCCCAGTGACGGCGCGGACGCCACCGGGATTCCCTTCACGGGGACGACCGAGCGGGAACTGCTCGACATCCTCGCGGCCGTCGACATGTGCGAGGACCCCGACGCCGACGAACCGGCGCTCCCCAACGCCTTTCTCACCTACGTCTCGCGGTGTCGGCACCCCGACCGCGAGGCGACCGAGGAGGAGGTGCGGAACTGCGAACCGTACCTCAACAGCGAGATACGGATGATAAACCCCGAGATACTGGTCCCGGTCGGCCAGCGGGCCCTCGAGGCGCTGGCCTTCGAGTACACGACCGAGAACGCGGCCGACCTCGACGTGACCGAGATGCACGCGACGACAATCCGCGGCCGCGGGTTCGAGATTATCCCGATGGTCCACCCGGCCGACCAGTCCGACGAGCAGCGGACCGCGTTCCTCGAGCACTTCGGCGAGACGCTCGGCCGCGACTACCGACAGACGAAGGGGCGCCGGAGCCGGTAG